One window of Sporosarcina sp. 6E9 genomic DNA carries:
- a CDS encoding ABC transporter ATP-binding protein yields the protein MSENREKLLEIKDLKKHFKVDRNKILKAVDGITFDIYKGETFGLVGESGCGKSTAGRTIMRLYEASGGEVHFQGENVHAKKSKKELKKFNRNMQMIFQDPYASLNPRMTVKDIIAEGLDIHGLVKNNAERTAQVNELLETVGLNSEHGNRYPHEFSGGQRQRIGIARALAVNPQFIVADEPISALDVSIQAQVVNLLKRLQVERGLTYLFIAHDLSMVKHISDRVGVMYLGSMAEVTTSDALFEEPLHPYTQALLSAIPISDPILERNRERMIIKGDIPSPIDPPSGCRFRTRCPFAKDICSEVVPKLIEKKKDHWVACHIYNEKYSDQFDVQKAPIEMGIPIN from the coding sequence ATGTCTGAAAATCGAGAGAAATTACTTGAAATAAAAGATTTGAAAAAGCATTTTAAAGTGGATCGAAACAAGATTTTGAAGGCAGTCGATGGAATTACATTTGATATTTACAAAGGTGAAACATTCGGCTTGGTAGGCGAATCCGGCTGTGGAAAATCCACTGCTGGCCGTACAATCATGCGTCTATATGAGGCAAGTGGTGGAGAAGTGCACTTTCAAGGTGAAAATGTGCATGCGAAAAAATCGAAAAAAGAATTGAAGAAATTCAATCGAAACATGCAGATGATTTTTCAAGATCCTTATGCATCACTAAATCCTAGAATGACCGTTAAGGATATAATTGCGGAAGGGCTCGATATTCATGGTTTAGTAAAAAATAATGCTGAACGAACTGCCCAGGTCAACGAATTGCTGGAAACTGTCGGACTTAATAGTGAACATGGCAATAGATATCCGCATGAGTTTAGTGGCGGTCAGCGCCAAAGGATAGGGATTGCCCGAGCTTTAGCGGTAAATCCGCAATTTATCGTTGCTGATGAACCGATATCGGCTTTAGATGTTTCCATTCAGGCACAAGTTGTCAATTTACTAAAAAGATTGCAAGTAGAACGCGGCTTAACCTATTTGTTTATCGCACATGATTTATCGATGGTCAAACACATTAGTGATCGTGTGGGTGTCATGTATTTGGGGAGCATGGCTGAAGTAACAACTAGTGATGCGCTATTTGAAGAACCCTTGCATCCTTATACACAGGCGTTATTAAGTGCTATACCCATCTCAGATCCAATATTAGAACGTAATCGAGAAAGAATGATTATCAAAGGAGATATACCGAGTCCAATCGATCCGCCAAGTGGTTGTCGTTTCAGAACGAGATGCCCCTTCGCGAAAGATATATGTAGTGAAGTGGTGCCGAAATTGATAGAAAAGAAGAAAGACCATTGGGTGGCCTGTCATATATATAACGAAAAATACAGTGACCAATTCGATGTACAGAAAGCCCCGATTGAAATGGGCATTCCTATTAACTAA